One Prevotella intermedia ATCC 25611 = DSM 20706 DNA window includes the following coding sequences:
- a CDS encoding agmatine deiminase family protein: protein MNRVNKYTFRLPAEWEKQSGIMLIWPHKETDWQSYLEEITTTYLELADVITRYEKLLVVAQYIEDVKELLARHLKAEQFQRIIFRQCSNNDTWARDVAPITLLPVAENLKTSMAPHLLDFCFNGWGEKFKSDKDNCINRQLYFMETFNGVLENHKDFVLEGGSIESDGKHTLFTTTLCLNAPHRNQPLAQDDIERRLLEIFPDMHRVVWIEHGELQGDDTDGHIDTIFRCAPNDTLLYIGTDDVDDIHYNDLKALDQQVQSLRTLEGKPYRLYKLPLPEAIYDEGERLPATYANFLILNGAVIVPTYNQPENDKQALDIIQEAFPDYDVIGVDSQTIIRQHGSIHCITMQFPEGVL, encoded by the coding sequence GTGAACAGAGTGAATAAATATACTTTCAGACTTCCTGCAGAGTGGGAAAAACAAAGTGGCATTATGTTGATTTGGCCACATAAAGAAACAGATTGGCAATCCTATCTGGAGGAAATAACAACAACTTATCTTGAACTCGCTGATGTTATAACACGGTACGAGAAGCTGTTGGTAGTGGCACAATACATAGAAGATGTGAAGGAACTGCTTGCAAGGCATCTGAAAGCAGAGCAATTCCAGCGAATAATCTTTCGCCAATGCAGCAATAACGACACGTGGGCAAGAGACGTTGCACCCATAACATTGCTTCCCGTGGCAGAAAACCTGAAGACGAGCATGGCTCCTCATCTGTTGGATTTCTGTTTTAATGGTTGGGGAGAAAAGTTTAAGTCGGATAAAGACAACTGTATTAACAGGCAACTTTACTTTATGGAAACCTTCAACGGAGTGTTGGAAAACCATAAAGACTTTGTTTTGGAGGGAGGTTCAATAGAAAGCGATGGCAAGCACACCTTGTTTACTACAACCTTGTGTCTGAATGCACCCCACAGAAACCAACCTTTGGCACAGGACGATATTGAAAGGCGTTTGCTTGAAATCTTTCCCGATATGCACCGTGTTGTCTGGATTGAACACGGAGAATTGCAAGGCGACGATACCGATGGGCACATAGATACCATATTCCGTTGTGCGCCCAACGATACATTGCTCTATATTGGCACCGACGATGTTGATGACATACACTACAACGACCTCAAAGCACTCGACCAACAAGTACAATCGTTGAGAACCTTGGAAGGAAAACCTTACCGTCTTTACAAGTTACCTCTGCCCGAAGCTATTTACGACGAGGGCGAAAGATTGCCTGCAACTTATGCGAATTTCCTGATTCTTAACGGCGCAGTAATTGTTCCGACTTACAATCAGCCCGAGAACGACAAACAGGCTTTAGACATCATACAGGAAGCTTTCCCCGATTATGATGTTATCGGAGTCGATTCGCAAACCATTATACGCCAACACGGTTCCATTCATTGTATCACGATGCAGTTCCCCGAAGGTGTTTTATAA
- a CDS encoding sugar O-acetyltransferase gives MTEKEKQEQGLPYYGLDPEVLKGLSECEEECFYLNHLSPSKREERTERLRKLLGKTGSWFRIIQPFFCDYGFNIEIGEKFFANTNLVILDEAKVTFGDNVYIAPNCSFYTVGHAIDPQERNAEIQYAYPIKVGNNVWIGGNVVVLPGVTIGNNVTIGAGSVVTKDIPDNVVAVGNPCKVIRKIEVK, from the coding sequence ATGACGGAAAAAGAGAAACAAGAGCAAGGGCTGCCTTATTACGGCTTAGACCCAGAAGTGTTGAAAGGACTGAGCGAGTGCGAGGAAGAGTGTTTTTACTTAAATCATCTCTCTCCTTCCAAGCGTGAGGAACGCACCGAACGGTTGAGAAAGTTATTGGGCAAGACCGGAAGTTGGTTTAGAATAATCCAGCCTTTCTTTTGCGACTATGGCTTCAATATAGAAATAGGCGAGAAGTTCTTTGCCAATACGAACCTTGTTATATTGGACGAAGCGAAGGTAACGTTTGGCGACAATGTTTATATTGCTCCGAACTGTTCCTTCTATACCGTTGGGCACGCCATCGACCCACAGGAAAGAAATGCAGAAATACAATATGCGTACCCCATAAAGGTTGGCAATAATGTTTGGATTGGTGGCAATGTAGTGGTTCTTCCCGGCGTTACCATTGGCAACAACGTAACCATTGGTGCAGGTTCGGTGGTAACAAAGGATATTCCCGATAATGTTGTTGCTGTTGGAAATCCGTGTAAAGTGATAAGGAAAATAGAGGTAAAATAA
- a CDS encoding UvrD-helicase domain-containing protein: MEKHLTVYKASAGSGKTFTLAVEYISLLVKDPENYRQILAVTFTNKATQEMKIRILSQLYGIANGLESSAQYFEKVREKTGMPDVVIRNNARFALTLLIHKYNNFRIQTIDAFFQQVLRNLAHELGQTANLRIDLDNEQIEGKAVDQMIESLEQGQPVLQWISSYINNSIEDNMGWNIIGKIKRFGLNIFKDFYKAHEAELKVLLSDTEDFGKYEKELRNRRNAIKNEFNEIAKDILNSLRNANEDIPANFARGLYSYIEACATASLSNEALKAAVEKAMENPDKWASSKCEKADKEIIKALAASSLCNKLKELVEYNDEHWNEFQSIRLTLSHLSQLRLLHAIADAVDNLNKDSNRFMLSNTQTLLKELISDSDTPFIFEKIGARLKHIMIDEFQDTSTIQWKNFLALLNNCMAQELSQNLIVGDIKQSIYRWRQGDWRILNDIENEFPNQKIDLQTLDYNYRSEKRIIDFNNAFWKECVNDTAEELEQSKIEKAEIVRKAYEDVAQKTHKIKDSGYVKIDLLPSKDYREGILNQLVETIRELFDKGYSGKKQSKIAILIRSNNVIQDIVNRLLEAFGSEVNIVSDEAFRLDASLAVNVIISALHLLTHPEDNLTRGKLVKLYNQEVQKKPINDTDLLVSLPTHDDTDTEITDKKERRRLAYEQQVEKLNSALPKEYVENRELLLGMPIIDLVDKLFMLFNLDQLEGQSSYICTLYDTLNDYLQDHTADIDDFIKEWENTLSSKTIQSDEIEGIRIMTIHKSKGLEFENIIIPFCDWQLEKSYTLWCETANKPKPFNKLPLLPIDFTKTGLLGTIFEDDYKEEHFQNTIDNMNMLYVAFTRASKNLFISGSRMGETALKDRKNNAPSKNRSQAIEVVLERISELLEGSSLDFPDDVKSPIHFEYGTLDNATETEEKQKGDNPFLVMPEKHIVNIATYPQAANFRQSNKSREFIKGEDIDPTDKMRYIKIGNVLHQLFSTIYTTADIPLKLNELEQEGIIYNDEITSAQLRTKIEDAIKNEQVQEWFSDKWKLYNECTILEYDSDTDEMREHRPDRVMTNGEEIIVVDFKFGKEREEYKQQVQRYMEILKQMGSNNVSGYLWYVITNTIVKVNV; the protein is encoded by the coding sequence ATGGAAAAACATTTAACTGTCTATAAAGCATCAGCAGGGTCAGGAAAAACATTTACCCTTGCCGTTGAATACATTTCATTACTTGTAAAAGACCCTGAGAATTACCGACAAATCCTTGCGGTAACTTTCACGAATAAGGCTACACAAGAAATGAAAATACGAATACTTTCGCAGCTTTATGGCATTGCAAACGGATTGGAATCATCTGCACAATACTTTGAAAAGGTTAGAGAAAAGACGGGAATGCCCGATGTCGTGATTAGAAACAATGCACGTTTTGCACTGACACTGCTTATACACAAGTACAACAACTTCAGAATTCAAACGATTGATGCCTTCTTTCAGCAGGTACTGCGCAATCTTGCGCACGAATTAGGACAAACTGCCAACCTGAGAATAGACCTTGACAACGAACAGATAGAAGGAAAGGCAGTAGACCAAATGATAGAAAGCCTTGAACAAGGACAGCCCGTGTTGCAATGGATTAGCAGTTACATCAACAATAGCATTGAGGACAATATGGGTTGGAACATCATCGGCAAGATAAAAAGATTTGGTCTGAACATATTCAAAGACTTCTACAAAGCGCACGAAGCCGAATTGAAAGTGTTGCTGAGCGATACCGAAGACTTCGGAAAATATGAAAAGGAACTGCGAAACCGCAGAAATGCCATTAAAAACGAGTTCAACGAAATTGCAAAAGACATTCTGAACAGCCTCAGAAATGCCAACGAAGACATACCTGCCAACTTTGCACGCGGACTTTATTCCTATATCGAAGCCTGCGCGACGGCATCGCTTTCCAACGAAGCACTTAAAGCTGCCGTGGAAAAAGCAATGGAAAATCCCGACAAATGGGCAAGCAGCAAGTGCGAAAAGGCCGACAAGGAAATAATAAAAGCACTTGCAGCAAGTTCGCTTTGCAACAAGCTGAAGGAGTTGGTAGAATATAACGATGAGCATTGGAATGAGTTCCAGTCTATCCGATTAACCTTGTCGCACCTGTCGCAACTACGCTTATTGCACGCCATTGCAGATGCGGTAGACAACTTGAACAAGGATTCAAACAGGTTTATGCTCAGCAACACACAGACGTTGCTCAAGGAATTAATCTCCGACAGCGACACTCCCTTTATCTTTGAAAAGATTGGTGCGCGCCTTAAACATATTATGATAGACGAGTTTCAAGACACAAGTACTATCCAATGGAAAAACTTTCTGGCACTGCTGAACAACTGTATGGCGCAAGAACTATCGCAAAATCTTATCGTCGGCGACATCAAACAGAGCATATACAGATGGCGACAGGGCGATTGGCGCATATTGAACGATATAGAAAACGAATTTCCAAATCAAAAAATCGACTTGCAAACACTTGATTACAATTACAGGTCGGAAAAGCGAATTATCGACTTCAACAACGCATTTTGGAAAGAATGTGTCAATGATACAGCAGAAGAACTGGAGCAAAGCAAGATAGAAAAGGCTGAAATCGTGCGGAAAGCATACGAAGACGTAGCACAGAAAACGCATAAAATAAAAGATTCAGGCTATGTAAAAATAGACCTGCTACCAAGCAAGGATTACAGAGAAGGCATCTTGAACCAACTTGTAGAAACCATTCGTGAATTATTCGACAAAGGATATTCGGGCAAGAAACAGAGCAAAATAGCCATTCTTATTCGTTCAAACAACGTCATTCAAGACATTGTCAATCGTCTTTTGGAAGCATTTGGCAGCGAAGTAAACATCGTTTCCGACGAGGCTTTCCGCTTGGACGCATCGTTGGCAGTGAATGTTATCATCAGCGCATTGCACCTTCTCACCCACCCCGAAGACAATCTTACGCGTGGAAAGTTGGTAAAACTCTACAACCAAGAAGTGCAGAAAAAGCCTATAAACGATACCGACCTATTGGTTTCGTTGCCAACCCACGACGATACTGACACTGAAATAACCGACAAGAAAGAAAGGCGCAGATTAGCTTACGAACAACAAGTAGAGAAGTTAAACAGCGCATTACCGAAGGAATATGTTGAAAACAGAGAACTTCTTTTAGGAATGCCCATTATCGATTTGGTAGACAAACTCTTTATGCTATTCAACCTTGACCAATTAGAAGGACAGAGCTCGTATATCTGCACCCTGTACGACACACTGAACGACTACTTGCAAGACCATACTGCCGACATCGACGACTTTATTAAAGAATGGGAAAATACACTGTCGTCCAAGACCATTCAGAGCGACGAGATAGAAGGAATACGCATTATGACCATTCACAAAAGCAAGGGATTGGAGTTTGAGAATATCATTATTCCGTTCTGCGATTGGCAATTGGAGAAGTCATACACACTTTGGTGCGAAACGGCAAATAAACCAAAACCTTTCAATAAACTACCGTTGCTGCCGATAGACTTTACTAAAACAGGATTGCTCGGTACGATATTTGAGGACGATTATAAAGAAGAGCATTTCCAGAATACCATCGACAATATGAATATGCTTTACGTTGCCTTCACCCGTGCATCGAAAAACTTATTCATTTCAGGTAGCAGAATGGGCGAAACGGCACTCAAAGACAGAAAGAACAATGCACCGTCAAAAAATCGTTCACAAGCGATTGAAGTCGTTTTGGAAAGAATAAGCGAACTGTTAGAGGGCAGTTCATTAGACTTCCCCGACGATGTAAAGAGCCCTATCCATTTTGAATACGGTACTTTAGATAATGCAACGGAAACCGAAGAAAAGCAAAAGGGAGACAATCCATTCCTCGTTATGCCCGAAAAGCATATTGTAAACATTGCCACATACCCACAGGCTGCAAACTTCCGACAAAGTAATAAGAGTAGAGAGTTTATAAAAGGAGAAGACATAGACCCAACAGACAAGATGCGTTACATTAAGATTGGAAATGTTCTGCACCAACTATTCTCTACCATTTACACAACGGCAGACATACCCTTGAAGTTGAATGAATTAGAACAAGAGGGCATTATATACAACGACGAAATCACTTCGGCACAGCTACGCACAAAGATTGAAGATGCAATAAAGAACGAACAGGTGCAGGAATGGTTCTCCGATAAGTGGAAACTCTATAACGAATGCACCATTTTAGAATATGATTCAGACACGGACGAAATGCGAGAACATCGTCCCGACCGTGTTATGACGAATGGAGAAGAAATAATAGTGGTCGATTTTAAGTTTGGAAAAGAACGCGAGGAATACAAACAACAAGTGCAACGCTATATGGAAATACTGAAGCAAATGGGCAGCAATAATGTTTCAGGATACTTGTGGTATGTTATTACCAACACCATTGTTAAAGTAAATGTTTAA
- a CDS encoding carbon-nitrogen hydrolase, translated as MRELKIGMLQLHNTADIQKNIENLIEGIKDLANRGAELVVLQELHNSLYFCQVEDVDNFNLAEPIPGPSTEIYGALAKECGVVLVTSLFEKRAAGLYHNTAVVFEKDGTIAGKYRKMHIPDDPAYYEKFYFTPGDIGFKPINTSVGRLGVLVCWDQWYPEAARLMALQGAEILIYPTAIGYESSDSEEEQERQREAWTTVMRGHAVANGLPVVAVNRVGYEPDPSQQTNGIQFWGSSFVAGPQGELHYRACTDDEESIIVNIDLERSENVRRWWPFLRDRRIDSYGEITKRFID; from the coding sequence ATGAGAGAATTGAAAATAGGAATGCTTCAGCTACACAATACAGCTGACATACAAAAGAATATAGAAAACCTTATCGAAGGTATCAAGGATTTGGCAAATCGTGGTGCAGAACTTGTTGTTTTACAGGAATTGCACAACTCGCTCTACTTCTGTCAGGTAGAAGATGTAGACAACTTCAATCTTGCCGAGCCTATTCCCGGTCCATCAACGGAAATCTATGGTGCGTTGGCAAAAGAATGTGGAGTAGTGCTTGTAACCTCATTGTTCGAGAAACGTGCGGCAGGATTGTACCACAACACCGCAGTGGTATTTGAAAAAGATGGCACAATAGCAGGAAAATACAGGAAGATGCATATTCCTGACGACCCAGCCTATTACGAAAAGTTCTACTTTACGCCAGGCGATATAGGCTTTAAACCTATCAATACGAGCGTTGGACGCTTGGGCGTACTGGTTTGCTGGGACCAATGGTATCCCGAAGCAGCAAGGTTAATGGCTTTACAAGGTGCTGAAATCTTGATTTATCCTACCGCAATCGGCTACGAAAGCAGCGATAGCGAGGAGGAACAGGAACGTCAGCGCGAGGCTTGGACAACAGTGATGCGTGGACACGCTGTGGCAAACGGTTTACCAGTAGTTGCTGTAAATCGGGTAGGGTATGAGCCAGACCCAAGCCAACAAACGAACGGAATACAGTTTTGGGGCAGTAGCTTTGTAGCAGGCCCGCAAGGAGAGCTTCACTATCGGGCTTGTACAGACGACGAAGAAAGCATCATCGTAAATATAGACCTTGAACGAAGCGAGAATGTGCGTCGTTGGTGGCCTTTCCTTCGCGACAGGCGTATCGACAGTTATGGCGAAATAACCAAGCGTTTTATCGATTGA
- a CDS encoding RluA family pseudouridine synthase gives MRKDNSYKKKEKYVQMNVQDDAPLLEWLLENVKQSKSKTKATLQNRGIKVNNRTVTQFDFALHKGDKVSVSTSKKNDQFQSKYVKLVYEDRYLVVVEKSHGILSMGVGQSSLNVKTILDDYFKRSRQKCTAHVVHRLDRETSGLLIYAKDMETRQQLEHEWHHSVYDRRYIAVLSGRIEEEGGTVANWLKENKLYVTYSSPVDNGGKYAVTHFHVLRTTDTHSLVEFKLETGRKNQIRVHAADINHPVCGDTKYGNGDDPLKRLCLHAYILCFYHPVTHQPMEFSTQIPTGFKRIFGKD, from the coding sequence ATGAGGAAAGATAATTCATATAAGAAAAAGGAAAAGTACGTTCAGATGAACGTGCAAGACGATGCTCCGTTGTTGGAGTGGTTGTTGGAAAACGTAAAGCAAAGCAAGTCGAAAACAAAGGCAACACTTCAAAATCGTGGTATTAAAGTCAATAACAGAACCGTAACACAATTCGATTTTGCTTTGCATAAAGGCGATAAAGTATCTGTCAGCACAAGCAAAAAGAACGACCAATTTCAAAGTAAGTACGTAAAATTAGTTTACGAAGACAGATATTTGGTGGTGGTAGAGAAAAGCCACGGCATTCTTTCGATGGGTGTCGGACAGTCTTCTCTGAATGTAAAGACAATACTCGACGACTATTTCAAACGTTCTCGACAGAAGTGCACTGCACACGTGGTTCACCGTCTCGACCGTGAGACATCGGGTTTGCTGATTTATGCAAAAGATATGGAAACCCGCCAGCAGCTCGAACACGAATGGCATCATAGTGTTTACGACAGGCGTTACATCGCTGTGCTTAGCGGAAGAATAGAAGAGGAAGGCGGAACGGTAGCCAATTGGTTGAAGGAAAACAAACTGTACGTTACATACAGTTCGCCCGTAGACAATGGTGGCAAATACGCTGTTACGCATTTCCACGTTTTAAGAACCACCGATACACATTCGTTGGTAGAGTTTAAGTTGGAAACAGGGCGCAAAAATCAGATACGTGTACACGCTGCTGATATAAACCACCCTGTATGTGGCGATACAAAATATGGCAATGGCGACGACCCTCTGAAGCGTTTGTGTCTGCACGCTTACATTCTTTGTTTTTATCACCCCGTAACACATCAGCCTATGGAGTTTAGTACACAAATCCCAACAGGCTTTAAACGTATTTTTGGAAAGGACTAA
- a CDS encoding GNAT family N-acetyltransferase produces MGMIRKALLSDLPIVLSIIQYGREKMIASGNSHQWGSTHPSDEQIKTDIEKGDSYLVLSDDGSPIATFAFIQGTDPTYLKIEGEGWLNNEPYGTIHRIASVPNVHGVLSAVMEYCFQKVENIRIDTHEENVIMRNALKKLGFTYCGIIYLENGDPRLAFQRTIDNSRSI; encoded by the coding sequence ATGGGAATGATAAGGAAAGCACTGTTATCAGATTTGCCGATTGTCTTGTCAATAATACAGTATGGCAGAGAAAAAATGATAGCATCGGGCAACTCTCATCAATGGGGAAGTACGCACCCTTCTGACGAACAAATAAAGACGGATATAGAAAAAGGAGACAGTTATCTTGTCCTGTCAGACGATGGCTCGCCCATTGCAACCTTTGCTTTCATTCAAGGCACAGACCCAACTTACCTTAAAATAGAAGGAGAAGGGTGGCTGAACAACGAACCCTATGGTACCATTCACCGCATTGCATCTGTTCCAAACGTTCACGGCGTTCTTTCGGCGGTGATGGAATATTGCTTTCAAAAGGTTGAGAACATCAGAATAGACACCCACGAAGAGAATGTTATTATGCGCAATGCATTGAAGAAATTAGGTTTTACCTATTGTGGCATAATATATTTGGAGAACGGAGACCCACGATTGGCATTCCAAAGAACCATTGACAACAGCAGAAGTATATGA